Genomic DNA from Chaetodon trifascialis isolate fChaTrf1 chromosome 19, fChaTrf1.hap1, whole genome shotgun sequence:
aagtccacgtcttaaatactctccctgatgagggagagtgactgcaggtgagtcgcagtgggaggagctggcagcaggtgaggggctgcccagccatggatccaggggtagacagacagacacacacacagggaaaaaggagaggagacacacagggagagacaggatccTAACAATAGCACTAAATATATAAAGTTCAGTGTCAGCTGACGACTGATAATTGTAAAAGGCCATGAAAgtggacatttagaatagatgaaaatatGAGATATATGAGGAATGTTGGAGTGAATATtaataaacatattttctaaTCGTGAATACAATGGCAGGCCAGCATGACACAAGACAGACACTTTTTACTGAAGCTGGTTTTTAGCGTTCATGCACAAGTCTCATTTAGTACTTTATTATTAATTTAGTACAGGACAGCATGAGGCAAAAGGCTGGTTTtgtgcagtgaaacagagaAGTTATCCTTCTTTAGTGTAACATTCATAGTGTTGTGAGCAATGCACAACTTGCTGGTGAAAGTACTGATCTAGATATTAATGTTCATGCACAAGTCTTATTCAGTACTTTGCAGTTACTCTTCTTTATTTCATATCACTTTGAATGATGTCTTTGACATCTGACATCTGCAGCCAGGTCAAATAATGGAAGCCCTGACTGAAAACTGCTGTAAGAGACAGATCATTTCACCATTCATTATTTCCCTACAGGTCTGTTTAAAGCTTTGTGTGCTGTAGCAAGGGAAGCAAAGGTCAAGACTTTAAAAAGGACTATTAATattcacacagacaaaaattCAGAGATGTCTTCGCACATTCAACAGAATACACAGTAATAACTGAATATATCTTGCAAAAGAGCCACTCATTGAGATATATGGATCCAACATTTATTAACAGACATATACATTGAGTTTACACACTGGTTAAAGGGTTATCAGTGGGCTCAACATACAGATGTACAGGTTTATGCACAGTACAGTGACAATGTGTATGTAAGTATATTTGACATGCAATGAACAAGAGATTCATCTTCAGTGCTGAACGACTCATAATGAGTCAAAAGAGCTTAGAATTAGTGAAATCACCTTGAAATATTTTCCCAGAAATGATCATTCTGAAAGCTGATCGAAACCAGCTGTAAAAGAAAGCATAGACAAATGGATTGAGCATTGAATTTGACCATCCGAGCCACTTAAATGCTGTAATCACAGGGGCCGGTATTGTATAGTTACTCAAAGGGTTAAAGGTtatacaaagaaagaaaggagtcCAACAGATGAGAAAAATTCCCATAACAATAGCCAGAGTTTTGGTggcctttctctccatcttactGACAGTTGCTCCAGACTTTGTGCTCTGACAGGTTGTTTTCTGAATGCTGTATGCCTGTCTCTGTGCCACCATCAAAATCTTTAGGTAAATACTAAACATTATTGTTGCTGGGAGGTAAAATCCAAAAGCTGTTGTGATGACTGATGAACTTTGAAATAGAACACACTTCCTGTTAGATTGTCCATGGTTCACTCCTCGAATTGTGGTGACAATTCCAAATAGAGCAGAAAAAGTCCAGCTCACCAAGATCATGATCGCAATAATATGGACATTTATTTTAGTTCTATACCTCAGAGGCTGACACACAGCATAATATCTgtcaacagaaatgaaacacaagTTCAAAATAGATGATGCACACAGAAAGATGTCAAAGCAACCTCGGATCTTACAGAGGAAATCCTGAAGATGCCAACATGAGCGTACAGCCAGTATTGCACTAAAAGGCAACACATTTACGCCAACAAGCAGGTCAGccacagccagagagaggatgaggtaGTTTGTAGGAGTGTGGAGCTGTTTGAAGTAAACAATGGAGGTTATTACAAGAAGGTTTCCACACATTATAAGAACAGATAAGAAGCCAatgaaaatacataataaatatgAAGAGGTGACAGCTGTTAGGTCAGACGCATTTGCTGATTCATTACAGAGATGTTTGTCTTCAACAACATCATCAGACCTGTTAACAAAGAATTTAGGTTCCATGCCTTAGATGGTCATTAAGGCTCATGTAACATTTGTAATAACATGTCTTAAATCAAGAAAATATAACACAACAGTATCCAGTTTGCAGTAGACAGAAATCTTAAGTTAATCTTAATGCTCTGTATGTTTAATACCATGGCTATTAATCCTGGCTTGTGCGTCTGTAGTACTAACAGTCTTTGGTCTCTGTGCCGCTGAGGACACATGGATTAAATTCATTATCGTGGGCTCATTTGCATATTATGTTCAAGGGAGTGGCATTTTATGTTGGTCAGTATGATGAGTTATCATACAACTCCTGGTGCATGTGTTTAATCTCCCATACAAAGACACCAGTTAAAGTGACCTCTTTCAAATTAATTAGTCAAGCAACTCTTAAAGCAAAACTTAAGATTTCACATTCTAGTGACCATAAGGTCACGTAAATGTCCACGTCTCCCTGGTCCATGATGCAGCATGAAAACCTTCCTGAAATAAGAAATGTTTCCTGCTTTTCTAAATCAGCTTAATTCTCCATGTATGTTTACACATACATGGAATATGACTGTTCTTTGTTGCTGTGAATGTACTTACacagaaatagaataaaaaccAATACAAGAAAGCTAGAAGTAAGAAGACAATTCAGGTTTCAGCTTTATAGTTTAGACACATTTAGACAACAGCCTAAATAACAACAACTTCAGCTTTTCATCTTTCTGCAGTCACGCAGAATTGTAGCCCAATGTGAGTCAGTTCACTGTGACTCTTGGACTATACCTTGTATTTCACTGTACAGCCCTGTGTTGTAGAATGCGAAATAAATTAACCTTCTACCATATAAACATGGTCTAGGGTATAGCTTCCCCAGGTGGGAATTGGACATGCTCATGGAATTAAGGTAAAGCAACTCTGAGGTCTGTTTAAAATCTCCAGCTATAATAAAAATACCATTGGGTAGTTTTTTCATGTGATGGCTGATTACCTCGTATGGTCCAGCTACTGtggtgcatttttaaaaattggcATGCTGAGGAAAGTAAACAGCAGCAATAAAGACACTGGTGAGTTATCTGGGCAGCTAATATGGTCAACAACATAACATCAGAAGCTCAACATCTGGGAAACACTGTCTACTTTCAGTGAGATTGAGCACCAAGTGTTGATGTAAACGGAGAGTCTACCTCACCTTGTCTTAACCGAGTCTGGTGTTCTGTCGCTCCCAAATAGCTGCACAACAGTCTGATTTCCTTTTGCTGAGTTAACCTGAGTCTTATTTCCTCTAATAGTCACACTCTATTTTTCAGAGTCAGAATTGGCTTTATTTGTCAAGTTTGTTTGCACAATCAAGGAATTTGACTAACAGCTCAAACATTAAACTCCATGTATTACATAAGAAGAGAGGACATACagctcaacaaggacaaaaCTGTTGTGCAAAAATATAagataaacaatgaaaaatacatacAAAGAATGATGATTCCATAAACAATGTAATTGGTGGTGATTTTAATTGTGTACATGGATCCGACACATGATTGTTCTCCTGGCATCGATACTTCCCATCCCATACAACAAGTATCCGATATCCGATATAAACTCCTCACCACCTAGATTTCACTTTCAATCTAGTTGGCTGCAATACCCAGATTTTGTAACATTTCTTGATGGCAAAAAAGATGAATACTTCTCTCTCAATACAAACCAAACCAGTGCTGCAATTAAATGGGAGGCATTCGAGGCATACTTAAGGGGCCAGATCATAAGCTACACTAAGTACAAATCCaaagtatccatccatccattttctatgccgcttatctctTTCAGGGacgcgggggggctggagcctatcccagctgtcaatgggcgggaggcgaGGTACAcccatatatacacaaacaatcattcacactcacactcacacctaggggcaattcagagtcaccaattaacctaatgaagatgtttttggtctgtgggaggaaaccggagtacccggagagaacccacgcatgcacgggaagaacatgcaaacttcacacagaaaggcccgacctgggaatcgaaccttcttgctgtgaggtacgcgcactacctgctgctccaccgtgcagtCCAGTCCAAAGTATATTATGCCCAGTTGTACACTCTCGAATGTCAGGGAGTTGGATAAACCTTCCTCAGAAAGAGCATCTTATCATCCCATATCTTTAATGTTATGTGACACCAAAATACTATGCAAGGCCCTGGCTAAGCGAATTGAAAAAGTCATACCCAATCTGATCACCAACGACCGAAATGGATTTGTACAGGGTAGAGAagcatttcaaaacacatttaggTTGTGCTTATATGCTAAACAGAATGCCAGGGACCATGCAATCCTGTCATTAGACGCTGAAAAGGCTTTTGACAGGATCAAGTGGAGGTATCTTTTTGATACTTTAAAAAGATTTGGATTTGGGGAGAAGTATCTTAAATGGATCCAATTATTATACACCCAAATGATAGTAGAGATTATAACTAACAACCAAATATCAAAGCCTTTTAATCTTTGCAGATTTACACaacagggctgccctatgtccCCTTTATTATTCTTGTTTGCCATCAAACCTCTGGCCATGGCAATCGGTCAGTTGGCTGAAATCACAGGCATGACTATAAGCAAGACGGAGCATCGTTTGTCTCTCTTCATggatgattttgttttgttcttgacGAATCTGGGAACCTCATAAAGGCGCTATGTCACCTTCTGGAGACTTTCAGGAAATtcaggaaagaagagagagagggtccACCAGTCTATGCACACTTTGTTATCACCACTGAAGGATTCACTTACTTAGGAATTAAAATAACCCCAGACATTGGAAAAATCATCCCAATCAAGTATGATCCCCTGGTAAAAGAAGTAGGAGAATCAGAGAAATGGAGCACAATGCCTCTATATGCCCCTGTCTCTGCAATAGGACACATTAATATTATCAAGATGTCAATCCTACCTAAATTTTTTATATCTATTCCAGTCAGTCCCTCTCCCCCTACCAGCCTCCTTCTTTTCCACACTTAAAAAAAGCTTCACCTGCTTTATATGGAACAATAAACTGTTAAGTGTGTGTGGAACACACTCGGGCCAGAAAGAGGCAACTCAACAGTGATAAACTCAGAGAGAACTCAGGAGAACAGCCTGGAGGCAGGACAGGCAGGTGCAGCCCACAGCACGGACCtgaacagacagggagagacagacaagaccacaaggggggcaaggaaacacagggaaacacaagGGGAAAGGAGGAAACCAAGCAATGGCTAATATAAATGCCCTTGGCTgcgtcactctctctctcctttacCTCCCACATGATTGTGGAGGGCTTAGACTGCCTAACATTAAACTTTATTACTAGGCAGCCCAACTCCAGGCTGCCATGCATTACTTTTGTAGTACAGAAGTTCCAGCCTGGATAGGGACAGAAAATAGTACACTGGAACTTCCATTGTGCTTGTACCTTTATTCAGCACGAACCAAAATACTTAGAAAACGCACAACATCCATTCCTCAATAACACTATATCAGTCTGGCATGAGGCTCACACCTTTTTGAATGAATCAACTAAACTTTTATGTTTCACCCCTATTTGGggaaataataaattaataataactTTAAACCAGGGTGATGTGATTTGGGATTCAAACTGGACGGAGAGAGGACTGAGCAAAATAAAAGATCTGTATAACGAAGGAACTCTAATGTCATTCCAACAATAAGTATGACCTTCCAAGGAAGCATTTTTTCAAATACTTGCAAATTAGGAGTTTTGTTTACTCCCCGCTGTCTGCCATTGAAAAAGTCACAGTAAAGCACCTATACGACAGAGGCCAGTTGTCCATGTTTTATGATGTATTACTACAGTAGCAGGTTCTAAAGACAACTCTTATCTACCTGCATGGAAAAATGACCTGCAGCAGGACATCTCGGTAGAGGAATGGGAGAAAACATGCCTTCTGGCCCAAACCCAAACTATTAACATCAAAGGCAAactgtctgctttcattgtATAAATGGTTGCTCAGGACATATATTACACAAGCTAAATTATACCATTTTAATCCGGATATTCCTGTATCAAATgcacagaggaaaaggagggcTTTTGTGAGTTCATTGGGTTTGTTGTTTATGTTATTAATGAAAAAGTCAATAaacaaagtgtgaaaaaaacaaaaaaaaacaaaacatgcaaatgaatcCACACATACTCAGGTGGTCAATATAGCTTTGCCAAACCCAATTTGTCCGAAGTTTTTCACACGTGGTTGCCACACCTATGCCAGTCCAACAGACTTGCCTTACTGGTCTCTAGCAGCATGctgcaacagcagcatgttgtaGATTTGTCTATATCTATTCAACTTTGAAATGTACTTCAGTTGTGACAAAACTAGTTTGACAATCAGGTTGTCTCTGTCGATTGGTGACCTGACAAAATATTTGTCTctgtcaattcaattcaattcaattcaattcaattcaattcaattcaattcaattcaattcaattcaattcaacaaaCTATATCTCTGTTGTCCTGTTGCACTCATTTGACTGATTTGTTTTGCATGTCAACCAGTTTTGTCATCTTCCCTATCTTCTGACTGTGTCATTTTACATGTCGTCCTCTGTTGTCATGAATGCCATCCAGATGTGATATACTCTCCCTgttgtttgactgtgttgttCTGCTTTGTCATATTGATGTGATGTTCTCTGTGTCATTTGACTTCATTAATGTCATGGCAGTGTCACGGAGATGTCCCTGATTTTCAGTGGGTCTTGTCCAATGGAAACCAGGATTTGAATTCAAGACAAATCTCCATAATCCTCCATCTCAGGATTAAATGACTACAGGATTTGCCCTGACATTTGTGGTCACGAGAGACTGCTATTGACTCACCTGAAAGACATTGCAGGCCCCCTGTTGGACCCCCTACAATTTTACTACTAAAGAAACAGGTTGGTGAAAGATGCAGTTAACATAACACAGCACTACATCCTGCAACACATTGATCACCAAGGAACATATGCAaagatcctgtttgtggatttcaacTCTGCCATCAACACCCTCATCTCAAAAATCCTCCACTCAAAACTGACCAAGGCTGCTTTTCAAACCaatatgtgacatttttattaGATGCTTACTCATTAGAACCTTTCTAGAAATCTGGAAAGAGTCTAACATCATACCATTACCCAAAGATGGAAAAGCAAGCTTCACTTGCTCAAATTGTAGACCTATCAAAATACTCCCAGTGCTGAGTATATTCCCTGATCTTTTCCCtgcactgttaaaagggatttggacttttagtcagaaggactattgctgtcaagctgagagaactcaTTGCCCATTACAATAAAGTAAGAAGAGTTacaacaacttcaacttgaaaaaaagcgtggaaactcattaaaaacccatgataatccattcagttaacttcagaaaatacgtcaaggtgggcatttcaaccaacacgcatgcgcccgcaatgtgactTCACGCGTAGTTTTGAACTTTAAATCCGAGCCGACCGCCATCTTTTTTTCTCGGAGCCGAGCCGTCcaagtaagtacatttaaaattattttagcttagttaattcatctgttggtaatgtgcattggtcgtctaatgtctctccatctcaaatgatccgtcaagatattaaacctgtgatgaatatttcatgttcattcatttttggaaatatgtcAGCATGTAGCGCTAGCTGGCTAGCGCTGCCAGactgaaacagcaagttaatgtagggttgagcctcatattcgactgtaacaagtattcggcacAGACAATATATtcttataggagtgaaacagtgcgagacCTGTCCTCATTATTACGGGAACGGTGTgaactgtgggaatattatacctggatcaacccgctTATATATGTGATGTTGTGACTCAAACAACCTTGCGCAGGATTGACAAGACAGcaaaataacagagcaacttatggTCCATGAGGAAggggagtggaaaaacactgaccaccgcCATAGTgtatgaatattttttttatgtagagttagatgctgtataaaca
This window encodes:
- the LOC139348060 gene encoding trace amine-associated receptor 1-like → MCGNLLVITSIVYFKQLHTPTNYLILSLAVADLLVGVNVLPFSAILAVRSCWHLQDFLCKIRGCFDIFLCASSILNLCFISVDRYYAVCQPLRYRTKINVHIIAIMILVSWTFSALFGIVTTIRGVNHGQSNRKCVLFQSSSVITTAFGFYLPATIMFSIYLKILMVAQRQAYSIQKTTCQSTKSGATVSKMERKATKTLAIVMGIFLICWTPFFLCITFNPLSNYTIPAPVITAFKWLGWSNSMLNPFVYAFFYSWFRSAFRMIISGKIFQGDFTNSKLF